Proteins found in one Pontibacter sp. SGAir0037 genomic segment:
- a CDS encoding DUF4293 domain-containing protein, protein MIQRIQTVFLFLVVVAMVSMLFLPLWSKTDATTNETVVLTAWNLKSHFLNAQGESASAGDIPSRGTIAIGLLAIAAAVIALYEIFQFKSRLNQMKLGLLNSLLLAATLGTTFYYATYVGNDMVQANNSGDYHAGFFMPVLGLLLNALANRFIKRDEDLVRSVDRLR, encoded by the coding sequence ATGATACAAAGGATTCAAACCGTATTTCTATTTCTGGTGGTTGTAGCGATGGTTTCTATGCTGTTTCTGCCTTTATGGTCTAAAACAGATGCTACTACAAACGAAACAGTCGTATTAACTGCCTGGAATTTAAAATCTCACTTTTTAAACGCACAAGGTGAAAGTGCCAGCGCAGGCGACATCCCCTCCAGAGGTACTATAGCAATTGGTCTGCTAGCCATTGCAGCAGCTGTCATTGCGCTTTATGAGATTTTTCAGTTCAAGAGCCGTCTTAACCAGATGAAGCTTGGTCTTCTTAATTCGCTACTTCTGGCTGCTACTTTAGGTACAACTTTTTACTATGCTACCTATGTAGGTAATGATATGGTACAGGCTAACAACAGCGGTGACTATCATGCAGGGTTCTTTATGCCTGTGCTTGGCTTACTGCTGAATGCCTTAGCTAACCGCTTTATCAAGCGCGACGAAGATCTGGTGAGGTCGGTAGACAGACTACGATAA
- a CDS encoding acetyl-CoA C-acyltransferase → MHTAYIVDIIRTPIGKYTGALSSVRPDDLAAHVLNELMKRNPGISPELVEDVVLGAANQAGEDNRNVARMALLLAGLPQEIGGVTVNRLCASGLQAIMDASRAITSGDGEVYIAGGVESMTRAPFVMAKAETAFARTAEIYDTTIGWRFVNEKLSALHYPFAMGETAENVAERYNISRALQDEFAHSSQTKYQAAADAGKFKDEIVPVPVPQRKAEPVIFDTDEHPRLSSIEKLNALSPAFKKGGTVTAGNASGINDGAAACLVVSEEMVKRLNLQPMARVVATAVAGVDPAHMGMGPVPATMKALKRAGLTINDIGLAEINEAFAAQAIPCMQQLDIDPALVNVNGGSIAIGHPLGASGTRISATLLHEMKRRSNVQYGLATMCVGVGQGAAIIYEKL, encoded by the coding sequence ATGCACACAGCTTATATTGTAGATATTATCAGAACACCCATCGGGAAGTATACCGGAGCTTTAAGTTCTGTGCGCCCGGACGACCTGGCGGCGCATGTACTTAACGAGCTGATGAAGCGTAATCCAGGTATAAGCCCGGAGCTGGTGGAGGATGTGGTGTTGGGTGCGGCAAACCAGGCAGGGGAAGATAACAGGAATGTAGCACGCATGGCTTTACTGCTGGCGGGGCTACCGCAGGAAATAGGGGGTGTTACCGTAAATCGCCTCTGCGCCTCAGGCTTACAGGCTATTATGGATGCCTCCCGTGCCATTACTTCCGGTGATGGGGAGGTATATATAGCAGGCGGTGTAGAAAGCATGACCCGTGCACCATTTGTGATGGCGAAAGCTGAAACAGCCTTTGCCCGAACAGCTGAAATATACGATACCACTATAGGCTGGCGGTTTGTAAATGAAAAACTCTCTGCCTTGCATTACCCGTTTGCCATGGGCGAAACAGCTGAGAATGTAGCAGAGCGCTATAATATCTCGCGCGCTCTGCAGGATGAGTTTGCCCATAGTTCGCAAACGAAGTACCAGGCAGCTGCCGATGCCGGTAAATTTAAAGATGAAATAGTGCCTGTGCCTGTTCCGCAGCGCAAAGCAGAACCCGTTATTTTCGATACAGATGAGCATCCGAGGCTTTCTTCGATAGAGAAATTAAATGCCTTATCGCCTGCCTTTAAAAAAGGAGGTACAGTAACCGCAGGCAATGCTTCAGGCATAAACGATGGAGCGGCTGCGTGTTTAGTGGTAAGCGAAGAGATGGTGAAGCGGCTTAACCTGCAGCCCATGGCTCGTGTAGTTGCCACAGCTGTAGCTGGAGTAGATCCGGCGCATATGGGCATGGGGCCTGTTCCGGCCACTATGAAAGCTTTAAAACGAGCTGGTTTAACTATAAATGATATAGGCTTAGCTGAAATTAATGAAGCTTTTGCAGCACAGGCTATTCCGTGTATGCAGCAGTTAGATATAGATCCTGCACTGGTAAATGTAAATGGAGGCTCCATTGCCATTGGGCATCCCCTGGGCGCCAGTGGCACCCGTATATCGGCCACATTACTGCATGAAATGAAACGGCGCAGCAACGTGCAGTATGGTTTAGCAACTATGTGCGTAGGCGTAGGGCAGGGAGCAGCCATTATTTATGAGAAACTATAA